A genomic window from Peromyscus maniculatus bairdii isolate BWxNUB_F1_BW_parent chromosome 1, HU_Pman_BW_mat_3.1, whole genome shotgun sequence includes:
- the Ndn gene encoding necdin gives MSEQSKDLSDPNFAAEDPNSEMQVSPADPVAVPPPVSPAETPAGPPSAPEGPVAAPQASPPPAERFEEVDPKILQQAAEEGRAHQPQSPARQMPAPPAPAQLVQKAHELMWYVLVKDQKRMVLWFPDMVKDVMGSYKKWCRSILRRTSLILARVFGLHLRLTNLHTMEFALVKALSPEELDRVALNNRMPMTGLLLMILSLIYVKGRGAREGAVWNVLRILGLRPWKKHPTFGDVRKIITEEFVQQNYLKYQRVPHLEPPEYEFFWGSRANREITKMQIMEFLARVFKKEPQAWPSRYREALEQARALRQANLAAHCPRSSVSED, from the coding sequence ATGTCCGAACAAAGTAAGGACCTGAGCGACCCTAACTTTGCAGCCGAGGACCCCAACTCTGAGATGCAAGTCAGTCCTGCGGATCCGGTGGCGGTCCCTCCTCCCGTGTCTCCGGCCGAGACCCCCGCCGGGCCACCAAGCGCTCCTGAAGGCCCTGTGGCAGCCCCGCAGGCCTCGCCGCCGCCTGCAGAACGGTTCGAAGAGGTCGACCCTAAGATCTTGCAGCAGGCCGCTGAGGAGGGCCGCGCCCACCAGCCCCAGAGCCCGGCCAGGCAGATGCCAGCACCACCCGCCCCGGCCCAGCTGGTGCAGAAGGCGCACGAGCTGATGTGGTACGTGTTGGTCAAGGACCAGAAGAGGATGGTCCTGTGGTTCCCAGACATGGTGAAAGATGTCATGGGCAGCTACAAGAAATGGTGCAGAAGCATCCTCAGGCGCACCAGCCTCATCCTTGCCAGAGTTTTTGGGCTGCACCTGAGGCTGACCAATCTCCACACCATGGAGTTTGCCCTGGTCAAAGCACTCAGCCCAGAGGAACTGGACAGAGTGGCGCTGAACAACCGCATGCCCATGACAGGCCTCCTGCTCATGATCCTGAGCCTCATCTACGTGAAGGGCCGCGGGGCCAGAGAGGGCGCGGTCTGGAACGTGCTGCGCATCCTGGGGCTGAGGCCCTGGAAGAAGCACCCCACCTTTGGAGACGTGAGGAAGATTATCACCGAGGAGTTCGTCCAGCAGAATTACCTGAAGTACCAGCGTGTTCCCCACCTCGAGCCTCCTGAGTACGAGTTCTTCTGGGGGTCCAGAGCCAACCGTGAAATCACCAAGATGCAGATTATGGAGTTCCTGGCCAGGGTCTTTAAGAAAGAACCCCAGGCTTGGCCTTCCCGATACAGAGAGGCTCTGGAGCAGGCCAGAGCTCTGCGGCAGGCTAATCTCGCTGCCCACTGCCCCCGCAGCAGTGTTTCTGAGGACTAG